The Paraburkholderia agricolaris genome includes the window AGGTGTTTCCGGTCATCAACGAACTACGCGCGTTGCTGCGTGAGAGCGGCGCGCCCGATCAGGTGGTGGGCGCGGGCACGGGCGATGCCCAGGTGATCCGTTTCTGGGATTCGCGCCACGGCAACCCATTGTCGAATACCTGATATTCGAGTTTTTTGGCGCTACAGCGGACCGTACAATCGTCGGCGACGATGAGCGGTACGCCGGCGGCGCCGGCTATAACAAGACGCATAACACGCATAAAGTGCGGGCTCATCGATCGGGAAAGCCAAAATCATAATGATTCGCTTGAGGGGTCTAGTCGATGAGTACCGAACTGCATGCAGTGATGCCGGTTGTCGTGTTGCTGGTGGGTCTCGCCGTCATGGCGGCGGCGCTGGTGAAGGGCGGTCCCAAGCAGCCGCCGCCGCTCGCGTCGATCAACGAACCCTTCAAGTCGGTCGATACTTCCGATCTGCCTCCCGTTGAACGCTATACCGCACGCGATAACGCGTCGCTCGCCTACCGGCGCTATGCGGGTGCGATAACGCCCGCGAGCGGCAGTGTGGTGCTGATTCACGGCTCGTCGGCAAGTGGCGAAAGCCTGCATACCCTGGCGAAGGCGCTCGCCGCGGCCGGTTACGACGTCTATGTGCCCGATATGCGTGGGCACGGCGAATCCGGTAAGAAAGGCACCATCGCGTATATCGGCCAGCTCGAAGACGATCTGAGCGATTTTATCGACGCGCTTCAGCCGGCCGGTCCGCGCACGCTGGTGGGTTTTTCTTCGGGCGGCGGTTTTGCGCTGCGGTTTGCGGGCGATGCACGGCAAATGGCATTCGACCGCTATGTGCTGCTTGCGCCGTTCCTTCATCAAGACGCGCTGACCACGCCGGCTTCCGCCGGCGGCTGGGCGAATATCGGGTTGCCGCGCGTGATCGTGCTGGTGATGCTCAACAAACTGCGCATCACGCTCTTCAACTATCTGCCGACCGTCGCTTTTGCGTTGTCGCCCGAGGCGGCGACCAGGCTCACGCCGCAATACTCGTACAACCTGATGCAGAACTTTCGTCCGCATGAGGATTACCGCGCGAATATTCGGGCGACGCGGCAGCCGATCGAAGTGCTGGCCGGCGCGAATGACGAGGTATTTCACGCCGAGGCATTTGCCGGGGTTTTTGCGGAAGCGGGGCGGGCAGTGCCAGTCACGATCGTGCCCGGCGTGACGCATATCGCGTTGACACTCGACGCCACGGCCGTTGCCGCCATTGTGAACACGGTGGCTGAGCGTGCCGGCGAGGCGGCGTTCTCGTAGGCTGGCTTTCCACTCGCTGGGGAATTAATCCATCTCCAGCCGGTGGGGAATTCGGGCCGTTCGAGCGGCGATAATGGCATCTGACACATACGGGTTTGCGCCAATCGAGATGCGCGGGCCGTCGACCCGTGTACCATTTCGCTTTTTCCGACCTTGAAGAATAGCTCCGTGACTACGCAACAAATCCCCACCGCATCCCGCAAGTCCCTCACCCTGCTGCAATTGCTGGGCATCATCGGCGCCGCCGGACTGATCGCAGCGATCGTGCTGAACCAGTTCGTCTGACCCCATCTCCCGCTATAAAGCGCTCGCTTCAAGCATCCGACCCTAAGCCGGCGCTCGCCGTCGGCTTCATCGATATCCCGATTTGCCATGTACAAGAAGGGCGTAGCGGTAGAAATCCAGTTTTCCCCCGAACGGCTCAACGACGGCGCCGGCGATCCGTACTGGATCGATTTGACGCAGGCCGAAGCGCAACGGCTATTGGAAAGCTTGCAGACCCGCCTTGCTGAAAGCAGCGCGGGAACGGCCGCGCCGTTGGTGGTAAGCCTCGATGCAACGCCGGCGTCGCCAGCGTCTGCTGAGACGGCTTCGCCAGCAAGCGCGATGTCCGCGGACGACTTCAAACAATGGGTCTGCGTGATCTGCGGCTGGATCTACGACGAAGCCGCCGGTTTGCCGGAAGAAGGTATCGCGCCGGGCACCCGCTGGGCAGATGTCCCGGCCGACTGGCGCTGCCCGCTGTGCGACGTGGGCAAGGAAGATTTCGCGCTGGTCGAGTTTTAAGCTTAATCCGTCCCTTGCGGAAAGTCCGCGCCGAGCGTTGTGGCTTCCCAGGCATCGAAGTCGCCGCGCATGAAGTCCAGCTTCTTGCGTGCCAGTTCGAGCGCAACCTTGCCGAGCAGCAAACGCAGCGGCGGCGTGTCCGATAGCGCGGCGTCGATGATCGCCTGAGCCGCGCGCACAGGATCGCCCGCCTGTTTGCCGCTGCGCGCCTCGGTCTGCTTGCGGCGCTCGCCGGCTGTGGCGGCGTAGTCGTCGATCAACGTTGCCGATTGCTTGATCGACGGACCAGCCCAGTTCGTGCGGAACGGGCCGGGTTCGACGATCAGTACGTCGATGCCGAGCGGCTTCACCTCGGCGGCAAGCGATTCGGACAAACCTTCTACCGCGTATTTGGTGGCGTGGTAATAACCGGTCGCGGCAAAACTCGCGAGGCCGCCAATCGACGATACATTCACGATCAAGCCACTGTGCTGCTCACGCATGATCGGCAGGACCGCCTTCGTGATATCGACGAGACCGAACACATTGGTTTCGAACATTGCGCGAACTTCGTCGTCCTCGCCTTCTTCGATCGCGGCCAGATAGCCGTAACCCGCGTTATTGACGAGCGCGTCGATACGGCCGAAACGCTGTTTAGCCTGCGTGACCACGTCGGTGATCTGCGTGCGGTTCGTTACGTCGAGCGGCAGCACCAGCGCGCGGTCGCCGTGCCCTTCGGCGATATCTTTCACTTTTGACGGGTCGCGTGCGGTGACGACCGCGCGCCAGCCACGCTCCAGCACCAACTTCGCCAATTCGCGGCCGAAGCCGGTGGAACAGCCTGTAATTAGCCAGACGGGATCGTCTCGATTCATCATTTGGGAAACTCCGGTTGATGGGCCAACGTGGCGCGGATGGATCGTCGAGCAGCGCCGTTAACACTTCTTACGTCGTGAGTGGGTTTTTAATTGTAGCCGCAGCGCCGCGGCCTCGCTTTGCAGCGCTTCAACGAACGCGCCCGCGAGCGGATGGCTTGGACGATGCTCCGGATGAACCACGCTCACGCGAAACGGCAGCGAAATGGCAAGCGGCCGGATATGCAGATTGCGCCCCGCGAAATCGAGCGCGGTAAGCGGATTGACAATGGCCACGCCGAGCCCCTGCCGCACGAAACTGCACACGGAGACGGCGGTGGGCGTCTCGATCATCTGGCGGCGTGCGATGCCCGCTTGTGCGAAGGCTTCGTCGATCTGAAGCCGGTA containing:
- a CDS encoding alpha/beta hydrolase codes for the protein MSTELHAVMPVVVLLVGLAVMAAALVKGGPKQPPPLASINEPFKSVDTSDLPPVERYTARDNASLAYRRYAGAITPASGSVVLIHGSSASGESLHTLAKALAAAGYDVYVPDMRGHGESGKKGTIAYIGQLEDDLSDFIDALQPAGPRTLVGFSSGGGFALRFAGDARQMAFDRYVLLAPFLHQDALTTPASAGGWANIGLPRVIVLVMLNKLRITLFNYLPTVAFALSPEAATRLTPQYSYNLMQNFRPHEDYRANIRATRQPIEVLAGANDEVFHAEAFAGVFAEAGRAVPVTIVPGVTHIALTLDATAVAAIVNTVAERAGEAAFS
- a CDS encoding rubredoxin → MYKKGVAVEIQFSPERLNDGAGDPYWIDLTQAEAQRLLESLQTRLAESSAGTAAPLVVSLDATPASPASAETASPASAMSADDFKQWVCVICGWIYDEAAGLPEEGIAPGTRWADVPADWRCPLCDVGKEDFALVEF
- a CDS encoding oxidoreductase, which produces MMNRDDPVWLITGCSTGFGRELAKLVLERGWRAVVTARDPSKVKDIAEGHGDRALVLPLDVTNRTQITDVVTQAKQRFGRIDALVNNAGYGYLAAIEEGEDDEVRAMFETNVFGLVDITKAVLPIMREQHSGLIVNVSSIGGLASFAATGYYHATKYAVEGLSESLAAEVKPLGIDVLIVEPGPFRTNWAGPSIKQSATLIDDYAATAGERRKQTEARSGKQAGDPVRAAQAIIDAALSDTPPLRLLLGKVALELARKKLDFMRGDFDAWEATTLGADFPQGTD